A portion of the Stigmatella aurantiaca DW4/3-1 genome contains these proteins:
- a CDS encoding RNA polymerase sigma factor, with the protein MAGPDPQERFLALLEDHRRILYKVARAYGRTAEDRDDLVQETIVQLWRSFSRYDARFRFSTWMYRIALNVAISFQRREGTRRQHVSPLGPGVLKAVGTVEEPTGDVARLYGAIARLDSLNKALAMLYLDGHSHVEIAEVLGITATNVATRIGRLKDKLRNELLQDDALEGTKT; encoded by the coding sequence ATGGCTGGACCAGACCCCCAGGAACGCTTCCTCGCGCTGCTCGAGGACCACCGGCGGATTCTGTACAAGGTGGCGCGAGCCTACGGCCGCACGGCCGAGGACCGGGATGACCTGGTCCAGGAGACGATTGTCCAGCTGTGGCGGTCGTTCTCCCGCTACGACGCGCGGTTCCGGTTCTCGACCTGGATGTACCGGATCGCGCTCAACGTGGCGATCTCCTTCCAGCGGCGGGAGGGGACGAGGCGCCAGCACGTGTCCCCCCTGGGCCCTGGGGTGCTGAAGGCCGTGGGAACGGTGGAAGAGCCCACGGGGGATGTCGCGCGCCTGTACGGAGCCATTGCGCGGCTCGACAGCCTGAACAAGGCGCTGGCGATGCTTTACCTGGACGGCCACAGCCATGTGGAGATCGCCGAGGTCCTCGGCATCACCGCCACCAACGTGGCGACCCGGATCGGGCGGTTGAAAGACAAGCTGCGGAACGAGCTCCTCCAGGATGACGCTCTCGAAGGGACGAAGACATGA
- a CDS encoding sigma 54-interacting transcriptional regulator, translating to MSKASEVGVSTAVNDVGQAPRRGHPPELEGAYLLVFENDSSRIVRLPGTGEVLVGRGETAQLRLQDGAVSRSHARFVLKEDEAHLVDLGSQNGTAVNGERIQAPRLMLSGDIITLCGVTLVFHGPSRSRTRRPLLTLGAFRQRIEEELERAARYERAFSLVSLVCPQGLEDEAAEGLMGQLRLMDVVGRAGGGQLLVLLPEVGAEGAGAVVTRLLRESGRAQWRAGLACYPSDGCDVDTLLSGARAAAGAATEGQAAAVAQTFKLLRVGEASVVVADPAMLRLYALIARLAKADLPVLVLGETGTGKELAASALHHWSSRAGAPLVALNCAAFQENLVESELFGHEKGAFSGAVSRKTGLLEAADGGTLFLDEVGELSLAVQAKLLRVLDTQRFTRVGDTRERAINIRLVGATNRDLEQEVKAGRFRQDLYFRLGAARLCLPPLRDRKLELPLLSQSFLDEACRKVGRARMTITPGALELLSAHLWPGNVRELKNLMDFVAAGTSGEVLAPEDLWDSLGPAAPEGAKDEEGGAKEGAADAVQGFRPIEEEIRHLERSRMQAALVASGGNKTRAAELIRMPLRTFLAKLKRYTAADPSFTPGSPSREG from the coding sequence ATGAGCAAGGCCAGTGAGGTCGGAGTCTCGACCGCCGTCAACGACGTGGGGCAAGCCCCTCGGCGAGGACATCCGCCCGAGCTCGAGGGGGCATACCTGCTCGTCTTCGAGAACGACTCATCGCGCATCGTCCGGCTGCCGGGCACGGGGGAGGTGCTGGTGGGGCGGGGGGAGACGGCGCAGCTGCGGCTCCAGGACGGGGCGGTGTCGCGCTCGCATGCGCGGTTCGTGCTGAAGGAGGACGAGGCGCACCTGGTGGACCTGGGGAGCCAGAACGGCACGGCGGTGAACGGGGAGCGCATCCAGGCGCCGCGCCTGATGCTCTCCGGGGACATCATCACGCTGTGCGGGGTGACGCTGGTCTTCCACGGGCCGAGCCGGTCGCGCACGCGGCGGCCGTTGCTGACGCTGGGGGCTTTCCGGCAGCGCATCGAAGAGGAACTGGAGCGGGCGGCGCGCTACGAGCGGGCCTTCAGCCTGGTGTCGCTGGTGTGCCCACAGGGGCTGGAGGACGAGGCGGCGGAGGGGCTCATGGGGCAGCTGCGCCTGATGGACGTGGTGGGGCGGGCGGGGGGAGGGCAGCTGCTGGTCCTGTTGCCGGAGGTGGGGGCGGAAGGGGCGGGCGCGGTGGTGACGCGGCTCTTGCGGGAGAGCGGGCGGGCGCAGTGGCGTGCGGGGCTGGCCTGCTACCCCTCGGACGGGTGCGACGTGGACACGCTGCTGTCGGGAGCGCGGGCGGCTGCGGGGGCGGCGACGGAGGGCCAGGCGGCGGCGGTGGCGCAGACCTTCAAGCTGCTGCGGGTGGGGGAGGCGTCGGTGGTGGTGGCGGATCCGGCGATGCTGCGGCTCTATGCGTTGATCGCGAGGCTGGCGAAGGCGGACCTGCCGGTGCTGGTGCTGGGGGAGACGGGGACGGGCAAGGAGCTGGCGGCCTCGGCGCTGCACCACTGGTCGAGCCGTGCGGGGGCGCCGCTGGTGGCGCTGAACTGCGCGGCGTTCCAGGAGAACCTGGTGGAGAGCGAGCTCTTCGGCCACGAGAAGGGGGCGTTCTCGGGGGCGGTGAGCCGCAAGACGGGGCTCTTGGAGGCGGCGGATGGGGGGACGCTCTTCTTGGACGAGGTGGGGGAGCTGTCCCTGGCGGTGCAGGCCAAGCTCCTGAGGGTGCTGGACACGCAGCGCTTCACGCGGGTGGGCGACACGCGCGAGCGAGCCATCAACATCCGGCTGGTGGGGGCGACGAACCGGGATTTGGAACAGGAGGTCAAGGCGGGGCGGTTCCGGCAGGACCTCTACTTCCGGCTGGGGGCGGCGAGGCTGTGCCTGCCACCGCTGCGGGACCGCAAGCTGGAGTTGCCCCTGCTCAGCCAGAGCTTCCTGGATGAGGCGTGCCGGAAGGTGGGGCGGGCGAGGATGACCATCACGCCGGGGGCGCTGGAGCTGCTCTCGGCACACCTGTGGCCGGGCAACGTGCGCGAGCTGAAGAACCTGATGGACTTCGTGGCGGCGGGAACTTCCGGAGAGGTACTGGCGCCCGAGGACCTGTGGGACTCCCTGGGGCCTGCGGCGCCGGAGGGGGCGAAGGACGAGGAAGGCGGGGCGAAGGAGGGGGCGGCGGACGCCGTGCAAGGCTTCCGCCCGATCGAGGAGGAGATCCGCCACCTGGAACGGAGCCGCATGCAGGCGGCGCTGGTGGCCTCGGGGGGAAACAAGACGCGGGCGGCGGAGCTGATCCGCATGCCGTTGAGAACCTTCCTCGCGAAGCTCAAGCGCTACACGGCGGCGGACCCCAGCTTCACGCCAGGCTCCCCCTCGCGCGAGGGCTGA
- a CDS encoding SAM-dependent methyltransferase: MPRSPVPADRPRRFHAEPLVLVVRHLEAALASGPVSIEVPDPDLGRGHYPGERVGPGGGLVHRPLRSWCDLAEGLSCRLRTPRGLGDTHVVLTFEPLGAEAPWHAGSGDGERSAPPQERYGAASAFARVRKFEDAGFLLPWLEALERLGLPPGARVLDLGVNRGDELAAFEWVAGAQEVRFVGVDHSASALAEAREAFADARHAFVQADLNALPAGLGRFDAVVSVGTLQSPGVDDRALLRRLVQEHLEPRASMVLGFPNSRFRDGEVVYGARVRNLSEPDLSLLVKDLSFYRRYLHQHGFRTFLTGKYDLLLTAVRGQPSAAGGEEGPLQD, from the coding sequence ATGCCGCGCTCCCCTGTTCCCGCTGACCGCCCACGACGCTTCCACGCGGAACCCCTGGTGCTCGTGGTGCGCCACCTGGAGGCGGCGCTGGCGTCGGGGCCGGTGTCCATCGAGGTGCCGGATCCGGACTTGGGCCGGGGACACTATCCAGGGGAGCGGGTGGGGCCGGGGGGCGGGTTGGTGCACCGGCCGCTGCGGAGCTGGTGTGACTTGGCCGAAGGGTTGTCCTGCCGGCTGCGCACACCGCGCGGGCTGGGCGACACGCACGTGGTGCTCACGTTCGAGCCGCTGGGGGCCGAGGCGCCATGGCACGCGGGCAGTGGGGACGGTGAGCGCTCGGCGCCGCCCCAGGAGCGCTATGGCGCCGCGTCCGCCTTCGCGCGGGTGCGGAAGTTCGAGGACGCGGGCTTCCTGCTGCCCTGGCTGGAGGCGCTCGAACGGCTGGGGTTGCCGCCGGGCGCTCGGGTGCTGGATCTGGGGGTCAACCGGGGGGACGAACTGGCCGCGTTCGAGTGGGTGGCAGGAGCGCAGGAGGTTCGTTTCGTCGGAGTGGACCACAGCGCCAGTGCGCTCGCCGAGGCGCGTGAGGCCTTCGCGGACGCGCGCCATGCGTTCGTGCAGGCGGACCTGAATGCGCTTCCGGCGGGGCTGGGGCGCTTCGACGCGGTGGTGTCCGTGGGCACGCTGCAAAGTCCCGGGGTGGACGACCGGGCGCTGTTGCGAAGGCTCGTGCAAGAGCACCTGGAGCCCCGGGCATCGATGGTGCTGGGGTTTCCCAACTCCCGTTTCCGGGACGGCGAGGTCGTCTATGGCGCGCGCGTGCGCAACCTGAGTGAGCCGGACCTGTCACTGCTGGTGAAGGACCTGTCGTTCTACCGCCGCTATCTGCACCAGCACGGCTTTCGCACCTTCCTGACCGGGAAGTACGACCTGCTCCTCACGGCGGTGCGCGGACAGCCGTCAGCGGCGGGCGGCGAGGAAGGCCCGCTTCAGGATTGA
- a CDS encoding RCC1 domain-containing protein, translated as MQSSPREWVNRVWGVWLGLWLGVGCGQPPVDWEEQPSRASALGGARARARIATGANHSWAVRPDGTVWAVGENVFGQLGDGTTSERRVPVQVQGLSGVVAVAVGAYHSLALRSDGTVWAVGRAACQGGDGTASDCTVPAPVPGLSGGVAVAAGGLHSLALRSDGTVWAWGSNFEGQLGDGTTNVSLVPVRVKKLTGVVAVAAGEKHSLAVRSDGTVWTWGFNGYGALGDGTTSSRKVPVQVQGLSGGVAVAGGVYHSLAVRSDGTVWGWGANGVGQLGDGTPMRRVLVPVQAQGLSGVEAVAAGHSLSLAVRFDGTVWAWGGNSYGALGNDTIETMSTVPVQVPGLSGGVTVVAASSHALAVRSDGTVWAWGGNHYGQLGDGTTSERLVAVPVQGLSGVMAVAARQEHSLAVRSDATVWAWGRNYEGQLGDGTTRRREVPVPVPKLSSVVAVAAGRYHSLAVRFDGTVWAWGDNEYGQVGDGTETSRKAPVRVPNLGGGVAVAAGENHSLVLRSDGTVWAWGGNHYGQLGNGITSDSPVPVQVQGLSGGVAVAAGQYYSLAVRSDGTVWAWGLNFEGQLGDGTASDSPVPVRVQVPGLSGGVAVAAGTSHALVVRSDGTVWAWGSNYDGQVGEGAPRRRVLMPVQVQGLSEGMAVAAGYNHSLAVRSDGSVWAWGGNTAGVLGDGTTDRRTVPVQAQGLTGARAVAAGESHSLVLRSDGTGWAMGSNASGQIGDGGPTQQVSTPTRSLLY; from the coding sequence ATGCAAAGCAGTCCTCGTGAGTGGGTGAACAGGGTTTGGGGCGTATGGCTTGGGCTCTGGCTGGGGGTGGGGTGTGGGCAGCCCCCGGTTGACTGGGAAGAGCAGCCATCACGGGCCTCCGCGCTCGGGGGCGCTCGGGCGCGAGCCCGTATCGCCACGGGGGCGAACCATTCCTGGGCGGTGCGCCCGGACGGGACGGTGTGGGCTGTGGGGGAGAACGTCTTCGGCCAATTGGGGGATGGCACCACGAGCGAGCGCAGGGTGCCGGTGCAGGTGCAGGGGCTGAGCGGGGTGGTGGCCGTGGCCGTGGGCGCTTATCACTCGTTGGCGTTGCGCTCCGACGGAACGGTGTGGGCCGTGGGGCGTGCCGCCTGCCAAGGGGGGGATGGCACCGCGAGCGATTGCACGGTGCCGGCGCCGGTGCCGGGACTGAGCGGAGGGGTGGCGGTGGCGGCGGGCGGGCTCCACTCGCTGGCGTTGCGCTCCGACGGCACGGTGTGGGCCTGGGGCAGCAACTTCGAGGGCCAGTTGGGAGATGGCACCACGAATGTGAGCCTCGTGCCCGTGCGGGTGAAGAAACTGACGGGAGTGGTGGCCGTGGCGGCGGGCGAAAAACATTCGCTGGCGGTGCGTTCTGACGGCACGGTGTGGACCTGGGGTTTCAACGGCTATGGCGCGCTGGGGGATGGCACCACGAGCAGCCGCAAGGTGCCGGTGCAAGTGCAGGGGCTGAGCGGAGGGGTGGCCGTGGCCGGAGGCGTGTACCACTCGCTGGCGGTGCGCTCGGATGGGACGGTGTGGGGCTGGGGCGCCAACGGGGTCGGTCAACTGGGGGATGGCACCCCGATGCGTCGCGTGCTGGTGCCGGTGCAGGCGCAGGGGCTGAGCGGAGTGGAGGCCGTGGCCGCGGGCCACAGCCTCTCGCTGGCGGTGCGTTTTGACGGCACGGTGTGGGCATGGGGCGGCAACAGCTACGGCGCGCTGGGGAATGACACGATCGAGACGATGAGTACGGTGCCGGTGCAGGTGCCGGGGCTGAGCGGTGGGGTCACGGTGGTCGCGGCCTCCAGCCACGCGCTGGCAGTGCGCTCCGACGGCACGGTGTGGGCCTGGGGCGGCAACCACTACGGTCAGCTGGGAGATGGCACCACGAGCGAGCGCCTCGTGGCCGTGCCGGTGCAGGGACTGAGCGGGGTGATGGCCGTGGCCGCGCGCCAAGAACACTCGCTGGCGGTGCGCTCCGACGCCACGGTATGGGCCTGGGGGCGCAACTACGAAGGCCAACTGGGGGATGGCACCACGCGCCGCCGCGAGGTGCCGGTGCCAGTGCCGAAACTGAGCAGCGTGGTCGCCGTGGCGGCGGGCAGGTATCACTCGCTGGCGGTGCGCTTCGACGGCACGGTGTGGGCCTGGGGCGACAACGAATATGGCCAGGTGGGGGATGGCACCGAGACAAGCCGCAAGGCGCCGGTGCGGGTGCCGAACCTGGGAGGGGGAGTGGCCGTGGCCGCGGGCGAAAACCACTCGCTGGTGTTGCGCTCCGACGGCACGGTGTGGGCCTGGGGCGGCAACCACTATGGTCAGCTGGGGAATGGCATCACGAGTGACAGCCCGGTACCGGTGCAAGTGCAGGGGCTGAGCGGAGGGGTGGCCGTGGCCGCGGGTCAATACTACTCGCTGGCGGTGCGCTCCGATGGAACGGTGTGGGCCTGGGGCCTCAACTTCGAGGGCCAACTGGGGGATGGCACCGCGAGTGACAGCCCGGTGCCGGTGCGGGTGCAGGTACCGGGGCTAAGCGGAGGGGTGGCCGTGGCCGCAGGGACCAGCCACGCGCTGGTGGTACGCTCCGACGGCACGGTGTGGGCCTGGGGCAGTAACTACGACGGCCAGGTGGGGGAGGGCGCCCCGAGGCGTCGAGTGCTGATGCCGGTGCAGGTGCAGGGGCTGAGCGAAGGGATGGCCGTGGCCGCGGGCTACAACCACTCGCTGGCGGTGCGCTCCGATGGCTCCGTGTGGGCTTGGGGCGGCAACACCGCCGGCGTGCTGGGGGATGGCACCACGGACAGGCGCACGGTGCCAGTGCAGGCGCAGGGGTTGACGGGAGCGAGGGCCGTGGCGGCGGGTGAAAGCCACTCGCTGGTGTTGCGCTCCGACGGCACGGGGTGGGCCATGGGGAGCAACGCCTCGGGCCAGATCGGCGACGGTGGACCCACGCAACAGGTCTCCACGCCCACTCGCTCCTTGCTGTATTGA
- a CDS encoding serine/threonine protein kinase → MTNPTGLTPGTEIGAWRVESLRGQGSYGAVYRAERVGETGEGPFALKVALHPLDPRFEREGELLARLRTRHVPRLHDRGWWVEEGTPFPYLVMEWVEGEGLYEWGKEHALTSRKAMKLLSQVARALEATHEAQGVHRDVKGDNVLVRANGEAVLMDFGSSNYWQARTLTHQPPPPGTPQYQSPECQRFQWETRHQPRARYEAQPADDVYALGVTAYRLCTGRYPPEVELKQTEEGFEFVNPPWVPPERLARVCPELAALIRQMLMDEPSSRGSAAAVAKALERAAKKADRRADEPLSQSPVQAPIPGRSWRRPLQAVVSWRPALAVGLGVCLMVGVWWQGQTAPSGESAEVAERIRDMGEQDGGPAGLADSAMDASVRDATPAVEQGGLALEVPKKPFPGQHRPPCAKQEFKINGGCWRQWPDATPPCAVRTYEWKGMCYVPMFDPPRPSTSNPP, encoded by the coding sequence ATGACGAACCCAACCGGATTGACGCCAGGAACGGAAATCGGAGCATGGCGAGTGGAGAGTCTGAGGGGCCAGGGCTCCTACGGAGCGGTCTACCGTGCGGAGCGTGTGGGGGAGACGGGGGAGGGACCCTTCGCGCTGAAGGTAGCGCTGCACCCATTGGATCCGCGCTTCGAGAGAGAGGGGGAATTGCTGGCGCGGCTGAGAACGCGCCACGTGCCAAGGCTTCATGACCGTGGCTGGTGGGTGGAGGAAGGGACGCCCTTCCCGTACCTGGTGATGGAGTGGGTGGAGGGGGAGGGGCTGTATGAGTGGGGAAAGGAGCACGCGCTCACCTCGAGGAAGGCGATGAAGCTGTTGTCCCAGGTGGCCCGAGCGCTGGAAGCGACGCATGAGGCCCAGGGTGTGCACCGGGACGTAAAGGGGGACAACGTGCTGGTGAGGGCCAACGGGGAGGCGGTGCTGATGGACTTCGGCTCGTCGAACTACTGGCAGGCGAGGACGCTGACCCACCAGCCACCGCCGCCGGGGACGCCGCAGTACCAGAGTCCCGAGTGCCAGCGTTTCCAGTGGGAGACGAGGCACCAACCCCGTGCGCGCTACGAGGCCCAGCCAGCGGATGACGTGTATGCGCTGGGGGTTACGGCCTATCGCTTATGCACGGGACGGTATCCCCCCGAGGTGGAGTTGAAGCAGACAGAAGAGGGCTTCGAGTTCGTCAATCCTCCGTGGGTGCCGCCGGAGAGGCTGGCCAGGGTGTGCCCGGAACTGGCGGCATTGATCCGGCAGATGTTGATGGACGAGCCGTCGAGCAGGGGCAGCGCTGCGGCGGTGGCGAAGGCGCTGGAGAGAGCGGCGAAGAAGGCGGACCGGAGAGCCGATGAGCCCCTTTCCCAGAGTCCAGTCCAAGCTCCCATTCCCGGAAGGTCCTGGCGAAGGCCGTTGCAAGCGGTTGTCTCATGGCGTCCAGCGCTCGCAGTGGGCCTTGGCGTGTGCCTGATGGTGGGCGTGTGGTGGCAGGGGCAGACCGCTCCCTCGGGCGAATCTGCGGAGGTGGCTGAGAGGATTCGAGACATGGGAGAACAGGATGGAGGGCCAGCGGGCCTCGCGGATTCCGCAATGGATGCTTCCGTGAGGGATGCGACACCTGCGGTTGAACAAGGGGGATTGGCTCTGGAGGTGCCCAAGAAGCCCTTTCCGGGTCAGCATCGTCCTCCGTGCGCCAAACAAGAATTCAAGATCAATGGGGGATGTTGGAGGCAGTGGCCGGATGCCACGCCGCCATGTGCCGTACGGACGTATGAATGGAAGGGCATGTGCTACGTGCCCATGTTTGATCCGCCCCGGCCGTCGACCTCGAACCCTCCATGA
- a CDS encoding DUF1801 domain-containing protein — protein sequence MANKTQVTDAAVDSFLDKIEPKARRDDAKAVAALMARISGAPPQMWGSSIVGFGSYHYRYDSGREGDAPRIGLSPRKAALVLYIMGGFPRYEALLSKLGKVTTGKACVYIKKLSDIDLEVLEALITDSLAYMRKTYPA from the coding sequence GTGGCAAACAAGACGCAGGTGACCGACGCAGCCGTCGACAGCTTTTTAGACAAGATCGAACCCAAGGCGAGACGCGACGACGCGAAAGCCGTCGCCGCCCTGATGGCGCGGATTTCTGGAGCGCCCCCCCAGATGTGGGGCAGTTCAATCGTTGGATTCGGCAGCTACCATTACCGCTATGACAGTGGCCGTGAAGGCGATGCGCCGCGAATCGGCCTCTCTCCGCGCAAGGCCGCGCTCGTGCTCTACATCATGGGTGGCTTTCCACGCTACGAGGCGCTGCTCTCCAAGCTGGGCAAAGTCACCACCGGCAAGGCGTGCGTGTACATCAAGAAGCTTTCCGACATCGATCTTGAGGTGCTTGAAGCGCTGATCACCGATTCGCTGGCCTATATGCGCAAGACCTATCCCGCCTGA
- a CDS encoding AAA family ATPase — MPADVLEVQNFGQIAHARLKFGDLTVLVGPQGAGKSLLLQTWKLALDAGEIVSAFRDAGIKPANPAELLDAYYGEGMRTAWGSKTRVLVGGKPLQLKKVMRANKAAPRVFFVPAHRALLMNEGWPSPFMRLKSDTPAVARLFSQSLYDRFTGNQAGDLFPVERRLKQSLRELIDNAVFHGGKVRLEKAGLQTRLELGYGKTHLPFMTWTAGQREFTPLLLGLYRVLPERRQTKDPDIDWVIIEEPEMGLHPQALNAIMALVLDLLWRGYRVVLSTHSPFVLDVIFAIQSLRETKQGARRLREAFGLPSTDDVRKFITAALEKSTYTYFLGFDENLRVRSEDISSLDPGSEDDSTREWGGLTGFSGNFGRAISAAVNEEGA; from the coding sequence TTGCCAGCTGACGTTCTAGAGGTTCAAAACTTCGGGCAGATCGCGCATGCCCGCCTCAAGTTCGGAGACCTCACCGTGCTCGTGGGCCCGCAGGGGGCTGGGAAGAGCCTCTTGTTGCAGACTTGGAAACTCGCGCTCGACGCCGGGGAGATCGTCTCAGCCTTTCGCGATGCAGGAATCAAACCTGCCAACCCTGCCGAGTTGCTGGACGCCTACTATGGCGAGGGAATGCGGACTGCATGGGGTTCGAAGACGCGAGTGCTTGTGGGGGGCAAACCCTTACAGCTCAAGAAGGTGATGCGCGCCAACAAGGCGGCACCCCGCGTTTTTTTCGTCCCTGCTCACCGCGCCCTTCTCATGAATGAGGGGTGGCCATCGCCGTTCATGCGCCTCAAGTCAGATACACCGGCGGTGGCTCGGCTTTTCAGTCAGAGTCTTTATGATCGCTTCACGGGCAACCAGGCAGGAGACCTTTTCCCCGTTGAGCGGCGGCTCAAACAGAGTCTGCGGGAATTGATTGACAACGCTGTATTTCATGGCGGCAAGGTGCGGCTTGAGAAGGCAGGGCTCCAGACCCGGCTTGAACTCGGCTACGGTAAGACGCATCTCCCTTTTATGACGTGGACTGCCGGCCAACGGGAGTTTACACCTCTGCTCTTGGGCCTTTATCGGGTGCTTCCAGAGCGCCGCCAGACAAAGGATCCGGACATCGATTGGGTCATCATTGAAGAGCCGGAGATGGGGCTCCACCCGCAGGCGCTGAACGCGATCATGGCGCTTGTCCTGGATCTGCTCTGGCGAGGGTATCGTGTCGTTTTGTCAACCCATTCTCCCTTTGTGCTCGACGTCATTTTTGCCATCCAGTCCCTTCGGGAGACAAAGCAAGGAGCCCGGCGGCTGCGTGAGGCGTTCGGTTTGCCCAGCACGGACGACGTGCGCAAGTTCATCACGGCAGCCCTCGAAAAGTCGACCTATACGTACTTTTTGGGATTTGATGAGAACCTCCGTGTCCGGAGTGAGGACATCTCAAGCTTGGATCCGGGATCCGAGGATGATTCAACACGGGAGTGGGGAGGCCTGACCGGTTTCAGCGGAAATTTTGGGAGGGCCATCTCCGCTGCGGTGAATGAGGAGGGCGCTTGA
- a CDS encoding FadR/GntR family transcriptional regulator — translation MEWVGLVGRVEQDLERMISQGLLPQDGFLPSENSLAKHYGLSRSTVREALKRLAARALIEQHPGRRSRALPLEGAVTLENLGVVLEGPGAAQPERRKLLEGFLALKRETAVELLAACCQQASARDLDTLAGLCFELAEEARWDDNPGRWAELEFALLRQAARAVERPGQALLLQSLERSYRGMARWLVPHLNAQATRQWALCALHALAAKDAQPLRQELPALLQASDGHLLAGLPPPQEPNRGSLLPPLCADTVPSHPTSEPEDATQRLSEANGPNQSACQTGLSQRPPTGGSPHEAPSSDSCTPLGDGAPGAEVPQCQEASRRDPPGLQERQFRAPVGAGSGIERLDREGGHLLLDETAEGEHGGVCTTGEAGPVTGHRVPEEGQGGTGAAGV, via the coding sequence ATGGAATGGGTGGGGCTCGTCGGACGAGTGGAGCAGGACCTGGAGCGGATGATTTCGCAAGGCCTGCTGCCCCAGGACGGCTTTCTTCCCTCGGAAAACTCGCTGGCCAAGCACTACGGCCTCTCACGCAGCACCGTCCGTGAAGCACTGAAGCGCCTGGCCGCCAGAGCGTTGATTGAGCAGCACCCAGGCCGCCGCAGCCGAGCCCTCCCCTTGGAGGGGGCGGTGACCCTGGAGAACCTGGGGGTGGTGCTGGAGGGCCCGGGCGCCGCTCAACCGGAGAGAAGGAAGCTGCTGGAGGGTTTTCTGGCCCTCAAGCGAGAAACGGCAGTGGAACTGCTGGCGGCGTGTTGCCAGCAGGCCTCTGCCAGGGACTTGGACACGCTGGCAGGCCTGTGCTTCGAGTTGGCGGAGGAGGCCCGCTGGGACGACAACCCCGGCAGGTGGGCGGAGCTAGAGTTCGCGTTGCTGAGGCAGGCGGCCCGCGCGGTGGAGCGTCCCGGACAGGCGCTGCTGCTGCAGTCGCTGGAGCGCTCGTACCGAGGAATGGCCCGGTGGCTGGTGCCGCACCTGAATGCGCAGGCCACTCGGCAGTGGGCGCTCTGTGCGCTGCACGCCCTGGCAGCCAAGGATGCGCAGCCCCTGCGCCAGGAACTGCCCGCCTTGCTCCAGGCGAGCGATGGGCACCTGCTCGCAGGCCTCCCACCCCCGCAGGAGCCTAATAGAGGGTCGTTACTGCCCCCACTTTGTGCAGACACAGTCCCCTCTCACCCCACCTCAGAGCCTGAGGACGCCACGCAGAGGCTGTCGGAGGCGAACGGTCCCAACCAGTCTGCTTGCCAGACAGGTTTGAGCCAACGGCCGCCCACGGGCGGCTCCCCACACGAGGCTCCTTCCTCTGACTCATGCACCCCTCTGGGAGACGGGGCTCCCGGCGCGGAAGTGCCTCAATGCCAGGAAGCGTCGCGAAGGGATCCGCCTGGCCTTCAGGAGCGACAGTTCCGGGCGCCGGTTGGCGCTGGGTCTGGGATTGAGCGCCTGGACAGAGAGGGCGGACACCTCCTGCTGGATGAAACGGCGGAGGGTGAACACGGTGGAGTGTGCACGACAGGGGAGGCAGGGCCCGTGACCGGCCATCGAGTGCCTGAAGAGGGGCAGGGTGGGACGGGTGCTGCTGGCGTGTGA
- a CDS encoding radical SAM protein encodes MATKIEMIIWDMTYACPLRCTHCYSESGRRPAVARREDVLRIAEEIIRVNPRDVELSGGEPFLAPGWEEAVQRLSGAGIAVNLYTSGWSMDMALAKRLAGTVSRVCVSVDGARARTHDAIRGREGSFERAMGALELLARQRRERLARGEPCYALRVEMTVTRSNLAETEQLVQELGERFPGLSSFRLGMVIPAGLASEEDFEERELLTDAEGLALLESQPRLAALAPPGVRVGVTDVRPFFAQLAPGAPMLPMAHLEPDGQLRAFETCEAKVGSVLEEPLEVLWERALAWRRDAFVVEQFGAIRTLQDWARASRALDRHFGSAEDLARLARRTRRTLTS; translated from the coding sequence GTGGCCACGAAGATCGAGATGATCATCTGGGACATGACGTATGCGTGTCCCCTGCGCTGCACCCATTGCTACTCGGAGTCCGGGAGGCGTCCCGCGGTGGCGCGGCGCGAGGACGTGCTGCGGATCGCCGAGGAGATCATCCGGGTGAATCCCCGGGACGTGGAGCTGAGCGGAGGCGAGCCCTTCCTCGCACCCGGGTGGGAGGAGGCGGTCCAGCGCCTGAGCGGCGCGGGCATCGCGGTGAACCTGTACACCAGCGGGTGGTCCATGGACATGGCCCTCGCGAAGCGGCTGGCGGGCACGGTGTCGCGTGTGTGCGTGAGCGTGGATGGCGCCCGGGCGCGCACCCATGATGCGATCCGAGGCCGGGAGGGTTCCTTCGAACGGGCCATGGGGGCGCTGGAGCTGCTGGCGCGCCAGCGGCGGGAGAGGCTGGCCCGAGGTGAGCCGTGTTACGCACTGAGGGTCGAGATGACCGTCACACGCAGCAACCTCGCGGAGACGGAGCAGCTGGTCCAGGAGCTGGGCGAACGCTTTCCCGGCCTGAGCAGCTTCCGGCTGGGCATGGTGATTCCGGCGGGGCTGGCGTCCGAGGAGGACTTCGAGGAACGCGAGCTGCTCACCGACGCCGAGGGCCTGGCGCTCCTGGAGAGCCAGCCCCGGCTGGCGGCCCTGGCGCCCCCCGGCGTGCGGGTGGGGGTGACGGACGTGCGGCCTTTCTTCGCGCAGCTTGCCCCGGGGGCGCCCATGCTGCCCATGGCACACCTGGAACCGGATGGGCAGCTCCGAGCATTCGAGACATGTGAGGCCAAGGTGGGCAGCGTGCTGGAGGAGCCGTTGGAGGTGCTGTGGGAGCGGGCCCTCGCGTGGCGGAGAGATGCCTTCGTGGTGGAACAATTCGGAGCCATCCGCACCCTTCAGGACTGGGCCCGGGCGTCGCGCGCTCTGGACCGGCACTTTGGGTCCGCGGAGGATCTGGCCCGCCTTGCCCGGCGCACGCGGCGGACACTGACCTCGTGA